One segment of Pelecanus crispus isolate bPelCri1 chromosome 2, bPelCri1.pri, whole genome shotgun sequence DNA contains the following:
- the OSGIN2 gene encoding oxidative stress-induced growth inhibitor 2 isoform X1: MPVWCCRCSLAGHFRSYSGPETEGQLLNSFVQYFGDSLGRKVKRMPLIEETVLPGDSLLTLPVVIIGNGPSGICLSYLLSGYRPYLSPEAIHPNPILHTKLEEARHLSIVDQDLEYLSEGLEGRSSNPVAVLFDTLLHPDADFGYDYPPVLHWKLEQHHYIPHIVLGKGPPGGAWHSMEGSMLTISFGDWMELPGLTFKEWAASKRRNIKSDRVMPEEIACYYKHYVKVMGLQKNFRDNVYITSVSRLYRGKDDEDRSELNENISTQHLEMEDGQKSLIKRNWEVRGYQRATDGSHVPFCLFAENVALATGTFDSPGRLQVEGEDFPFVLHSMSDFGAAISKGKLRGKADPVLIVGAGLTAADAVLCAYNNNIPVIHVFRRRVTDTSLIFKQLPKKLYPEYHKVYHMMCTQSHTVDSNVHSAYTSFPEHNVLSFKPEMKCVLQSASGLKKILKFSVALVLIGSHPNLFFLKDQGHSIGHHSNQPITCKGNPIEIDPYTYECTKEANLFALGPLVGDNFVRFLKGGALGIARCLAIRQKKKHELIESGDGGGDGVP, from the exons AAGTTACAGCGGCCCTGAAACTGAAGGACAGCTTTTGAATTCCTTCGTCCAGTATTTTGGTGACAGCCTTGGGAGGAAGGTTAAAAGAATGCCTTTAATTGAAGAAACTGTTCTGCCTGGGGACTCCCTCCTTACTCTGCCTGTAGTAATAATAG GAAATGGACCTTCAGGAATTTGTCTTTCTTACCTGCTCTCTGGATACAGGCCATATTTATCTCCTGAAGCTATACACCCGAACCCCATTCTACATACAAAATTAGAAGAAGCTCGACATCTTTCCATTGTTGATCAA GATCTGGAGTATCTGTCTGAAGGCCTCGAAGGACGCTCTTCAAATCCAGTTGCAGTGCTTTTTGATACACTGCTTCATCCTGATGCTGACTTTGGGTATGACTACCCACCGGTTTTGCACTGGAAGCTAGAACAACATCATTATATTCCCCATATAGTGCTTGGTAAAGGACCGCCTGGTGGGGCTTGGCAT tCCATGGAAGGCTCTATGCTAACAATCAGTTTTGGAGACTGGATGGAATTGCCTGGCCTCACCTTCAAGGAGTGGGCAGCTAGCAAACGCAG aaacataAAGAGTGATCGAGTAATGCCAGAAGAAATAGCTTGTTATTATAAACACTATGTTAAAGTCATGGGTCTCCAAAAGAATTTCAGAGACAACGTTTACATAACATCAGTATCCAGGCTTTACCGAGGAAAGGATGATGAAGATAGAAGTGaactaaatgaaaatatttcaacacAGCATTTGGAAATGGAAGATGGACAGAAATCACTGATTAAGAGAAACTGGGAAGTCAGAGGTTATCAGCGAGCAACAGATGGTTCTCATGTGCCCTTCTGCCTCTTTGCTGAGAATGTGGCTCTTGCCACAGGAACCTTTGATTCTCCGGGACGACTACAAGTAGAAGGAGAAGACTTTCCTTTTGTGCTTCATTCCATGTCTGACTTCGGAGCTGCTATCAGCAAAGGAAAGTTACGTGGGAAGGCAGACCCTGTGTTAATTGTGGGTGCTGGACTTACAGCAGCTGATGCAGTACTCTGTGCCTACAACAACAACATCCCAGTAATCCATGTGTTTCGTAGAAGAGTTACCGATACAAGTCTAATTTTCAAACAGTTACCTAAAAAGCTTTACCCTGAATACCATAAGGTCTATCATATGATGTGTACTCAGTCACATACTGTGGACTCTAATGTACATTCTGCTTACACTAGTTTCCCTGAACACAATGTGCTTTCCTTCAAGcctgaaatgaaatgtgttcTTCAGAGTGCCTCCGGactgaagaaaattttgaagtttTCTGTAGCCTTAGTTCTGATAGGTTCTCAcccaaatcttttctttctaaaggaCCAAGGACATAGCATAGGTCATCACTCTAATCAGCCCATCACATGCAAGGGGAATCCCATAGAGATTGATCCATACACTTATGAATGCACTAAAGAAGCTAACCTCTTTGCTTTAGGTCCTCTGGTGGGAGACAACTTTGTACGGTTTTTAAAAGGAGGTGCGTTGGGCATTGCACGATGCTTGGCAAtaagacaaaagaagaaacatgaatTGATTGAAAGTGGGGATGGAGGAGGTGATGGGGTACCATAA
- the OSGIN2 gene encoding oxidative stress-induced growth inhibitor 2 isoform X2 — MPLIEETVLPGDSLLTLPVVIIGNGPSGICLSYLLSGYRPYLSPEAIHPNPILHTKLEEARHLSIVDQDLEYLSEGLEGRSSNPVAVLFDTLLHPDADFGYDYPPVLHWKLEQHHYIPHIVLGKGPPGGAWHSMEGSMLTISFGDWMELPGLTFKEWAASKRRNIKSDRVMPEEIACYYKHYVKVMGLQKNFRDNVYITSVSRLYRGKDDEDRSELNENISTQHLEMEDGQKSLIKRNWEVRGYQRATDGSHVPFCLFAENVALATGTFDSPGRLQVEGEDFPFVLHSMSDFGAAISKGKLRGKADPVLIVGAGLTAADAVLCAYNNNIPVIHVFRRRVTDTSLIFKQLPKKLYPEYHKVYHMMCTQSHTVDSNVHSAYTSFPEHNVLSFKPEMKCVLQSASGLKKILKFSVALVLIGSHPNLFFLKDQGHSIGHHSNQPITCKGNPIEIDPYTYECTKEANLFALGPLVGDNFVRFLKGGALGIARCLAIRQKKKHELIESGDGGGDGVP, encoded by the exons ATGCCTTTAATTGAAGAAACTGTTCTGCCTGGGGACTCCCTCCTTACTCTGCCTGTAGTAATAATAG GAAATGGACCTTCAGGAATTTGTCTTTCTTACCTGCTCTCTGGATACAGGCCATATTTATCTCCTGAAGCTATACACCCGAACCCCATTCTACATACAAAATTAGAAGAAGCTCGACATCTTTCCATTGTTGATCAA GATCTGGAGTATCTGTCTGAAGGCCTCGAAGGACGCTCTTCAAATCCAGTTGCAGTGCTTTTTGATACACTGCTTCATCCTGATGCTGACTTTGGGTATGACTACCCACCGGTTTTGCACTGGAAGCTAGAACAACATCATTATATTCCCCATATAGTGCTTGGTAAAGGACCGCCTGGTGGGGCTTGGCAT tCCATGGAAGGCTCTATGCTAACAATCAGTTTTGGAGACTGGATGGAATTGCCTGGCCTCACCTTCAAGGAGTGGGCAGCTAGCAAACGCAG aaacataAAGAGTGATCGAGTAATGCCAGAAGAAATAGCTTGTTATTATAAACACTATGTTAAAGTCATGGGTCTCCAAAAGAATTTCAGAGACAACGTTTACATAACATCAGTATCCAGGCTTTACCGAGGAAAGGATGATGAAGATAGAAGTGaactaaatgaaaatatttcaacacAGCATTTGGAAATGGAAGATGGACAGAAATCACTGATTAAGAGAAACTGGGAAGTCAGAGGTTATCAGCGAGCAACAGATGGTTCTCATGTGCCCTTCTGCCTCTTTGCTGAGAATGTGGCTCTTGCCACAGGAACCTTTGATTCTCCGGGACGACTACAAGTAGAAGGAGAAGACTTTCCTTTTGTGCTTCATTCCATGTCTGACTTCGGAGCTGCTATCAGCAAAGGAAAGTTACGTGGGAAGGCAGACCCTGTGTTAATTGTGGGTGCTGGACTTACAGCAGCTGATGCAGTACTCTGTGCCTACAACAACAACATCCCAGTAATCCATGTGTTTCGTAGAAGAGTTACCGATACAAGTCTAATTTTCAAACAGTTACCTAAAAAGCTTTACCCTGAATACCATAAGGTCTATCATATGATGTGTACTCAGTCACATACTGTGGACTCTAATGTACATTCTGCTTACACTAGTTTCCCTGAACACAATGTGCTTTCCTTCAAGcctgaaatgaaatgtgttcTTCAGAGTGCCTCCGGactgaagaaaattttgaagtttTCTGTAGCCTTAGTTCTGATAGGTTCTCAcccaaatcttttctttctaaaggaCCAAGGACATAGCATAGGTCATCACTCTAATCAGCCCATCACATGCAAGGGGAATCCCATAGAGATTGATCCATACACTTATGAATGCACTAAAGAAGCTAACCTCTTTGCTTTAGGTCCTCTGGTGGGAGACAACTTTGTACGGTTTTTAAAAGGAGGTGCGTTGGGCATTGCACGATGCTTGGCAAtaagacaaaagaagaaacatgaatTGATTGAAAGTGGGGATGGAGGAGGTGATGGGGTACCATAA